The proteins below are encoded in one region of Bacillota bacterium:
- the lysS gene encoding lysine--tRNA ligase, protein MAGREDAGAGLAEGRLTDVLEARRARLEEWRAKGVDPFGGRFERTHFARQIQEGFTALEGTEVRVAGRVMGLRVHGRASFADLQDLTGRIQVYARADVLPDGQYDDFTLLDTGDIIGVWGRVMRTRRGETSVQAEGWQLLAKSLRPLPEKWHGLRDVELRYRYRYLDLTVNPRVRDVFLTRTRVVRAIRSFLDARGFYEVETPVMSPVAGGATARPFVTHHHALHLDLYLRIALELHLKRLIVGGLEKAYEIGRVFRNEGISTRHNPEFTMLELYQAYADYEDMMELTEQMVSRVAAEVLGTTVITYQGQRIELEPPWTRLKLWDAMGRFAGLSPGDIRDDRDAARVAAARGLRMDRPPTKAGVIEKILEEQVEPHLVQPAFLLDYPVEMSPLARRRPDDPSLVYRFEAFVAGREIANAFSELNDPIDQRERFAQQAAMRARGDEEAHPYDEDFLLALEYGMPPTGGLGVGVDRLVMLLTDSPSLRDVILFPLLRPRPAED, encoded by the coding sequence ATCGCGGGAAGGGAAGATGCCGGGGCGGGCCTCGCGGAGGGCCGGTTGACCGATGTGCTGGAGGCCCGCCGGGCCCGGCTGGAAGAATGGAGGGCGAAGGGGGTCGACCCGTTCGGGGGCAGGTTTGAAAGGACCCACTTCGCCCGGCAGATTCAAGAGGGGTTCACGGCCCTGGAGGGGACCGAAGTACGGGTGGCGGGCCGGGTGATGGGCCTCAGGGTCCATGGCAGGGCCAGCTTCGCCGACCTGCAGGACCTCACCGGCCGCATTCAGGTATATGCCCGCGCCGACGTGCTTCCGGACGGGCAGTATGACGACTTCACCCTGCTGGATACCGGCGACATCATCGGGGTGTGGGGCAGGGTGATGCGCACCCGCCGGGGCGAGACGTCGGTGCAGGCGGAAGGATGGCAGCTCCTGGCCAAGTCCCTGCGGCCTTTGCCCGAGAAGTGGCACGGCTTGCGCGACGTGGAGCTCCGGTACCGCTACCGGTACCTGGACCTCACCGTCAACCCCCGGGTGCGCGACGTTTTCCTCACCCGGACCCGGGTGGTGCGGGCCATCCGCAGCTTCCTGGACGCCCGCGGGTTCTACGAGGTGGAAACCCCCGTGATGAGCCCGGTGGCGGGCGGAGCCACCGCCCGGCCCTTCGTGACCCACCACCACGCCCTGCACCTGGACCTCTACCTGCGCATCGCCCTGGAGCTTCACCTGAAGCGACTCATCGTGGGCGGTCTGGAGAAGGCTTACGAGATCGGGCGGGTGTTCCGGAATGAGGGCATATCCACCCGTCACAATCCCGAGTTCACCATGCTGGAGCTCTACCAGGCATATGCCGACTACGAGGACATGATGGAGCTCACGGAGCAGATGGTCTCCCGCGTAGCCGCCGAAGTCCTGGGCACCACGGTCATCACCTACCAGGGCCAGCGCATCGAGCTGGAGCCGCCCTGGACCCGCCTGAAGCTGTGGGACGCCATGGGTCGCTTCGCCGGCCTGAGCCCGGGGGACATCCGGGACGACCGTGATGCTGCCCGGGTGGCTGCCGCCCGGGGGCTGCGCATGGACAGGCCTCCCACCAAGGCGGGAGTGATCGAGAAGATCCTCGAGGAGCAGGTGGAACCCCACCTGGTACAACCGGCATTCCTGCTGGATTACCCGGTGGAGATGTCCCCTCTGGCCAGGCGGCGGCCCGATGATCCCTCTCTCGTCTACCGCTTTGAGGCTTTCGTGGCCGGACGGGAGATAGCAAACGCCTTTTCGGAACTGAACGATCCCATCGACCAGAGGGAACGCTTTGCGCAACAGGCGGCCATGCGGGCGCGGGGCGATGAGGAGGCCCACCCCTACGACGAGGACTTCCTGCTCGCCCTGGAGTACGGCATGCCGCCCACGGGGGGGCTGGGGGTGGGCGTCGACCGCCTGGTGATGCTGCTTACCGATTCGCCATCCCTGCGCGACGTTATCCTCTTTCCGCTCCTGCGCCCCCGTCCCGCCGAAGACTGA
- a CDS encoding saccharopine dehydrogenase NADP-binding domain-containing protein: MKVVVLGGAGDMGSRAARELGRAAEVEVLTIADRNLEKAQQVAAAIGPRAQACAVDARDHDALARLIAEHDVAAGAIGPFYLFEVQVARGAIDAGRPYVSICDDYDAAEAVLELDGEARQRGVTILTGLGWTPGLSNVLARKGVDMLDSAREVHVAWCGASADSEGYAVVLHTMHIFTGRVPTFSGGTMTRAAAGTGRKMVTFPDPIGAVPVYHVGHPEPVTIPRFIPGLQEVSLRGGLTEGFLNWLAVTVARLGLTATPARKDALGRVIKPLLPLLEKLGRPARPLSAIHVEVRGEKDGRPARVELAAADRMMNLTGVPLAIGTLMVGRGQIRRPGVIAPEAEGAVPPDLFLEELAARGITVHVGPVQPLE, translated from the coding sequence GTGAAGGTCGTGGTGCTGGGCGGAGCGGGCGACATGGGAAGCCGGGCGGCCAGGGAGCTGGGACGGGCGGCAGAAGTGGAAGTCCTGACCATTGCGGACCGTAATCTGGAAAAGGCACAGCAGGTGGCGGCTGCCATCGGACCCCGGGCGCAGGCGTGCGCCGTGGACGCCCGGGACCACGATGCGCTCGCCCGCCTCATCGCCGAGCATGACGTGGCCGCGGGGGCCATCGGGCCCTTCTACCTTTTCGAGGTCCAGGTGGCCAGAGGGGCCATCGACGCGGGAAGGCCTTACGTGAGCATCTGCGACGACTACGATGCCGCCGAGGCAGTGCTGGAGCTCGACGGAGAGGCCCGCCAGCGCGGCGTAACGATCCTCACCGGCCTGGGGTGGACCCCCGGGCTGTCCAACGTCCTGGCCCGCAAGGGTGTCGACATGCTGGACTCCGCCCGCGAGGTCCACGTGGCCTGGTGCGGGGCGTCGGCCGATTCAGAAGGATACGCCGTGGTGCTGCACACCATGCACATCTTCACCGGCCGGGTACCCACCTTCTCGGGGGGTACCATGACCCGGGCGGCGGCCGGAACCGGCCGCAAGATGGTCACCTTCCCCGATCCCATCGGGGCGGTGCCCGTCTACCACGTGGGACACCCCGAGCCGGTCACCATCCCGCGCTTCATCCCCGGCCTGCAGGAGGTATCCCTGCGGGGCGGTCTCACCGAGGGGTTCCTCAACTGGCTGGCCGTGACCGTGGCCCGCCTGGGACTCACTGCCACTCCGGCCCGCAAGGATGCCCTGGGCCGGGTGATCAAACCCCTGCTCCCGCTGCTGGAGAAGCTGGGAAGGCCCGCCCGTCCCCTCTCGGCCATCCACGTGGAGGTGCGGGGGGAAAAGGACGGCCGCCCGGCCCGGGTGGAACTGGCCGCCGCAGACCGGATGATGAATCTCACCGGGGTACCCCTGGCCATCGGCACCCTTATGGTGGGGCGGGGCCAGATCAGGCGCCCGGGCGTCATCGCCCCGGAAGCGGAAGGAGCCGTTCCTCCCGACCTCTTCCTGGAGGAGCTGGCCGCCCGCGGCATCACCGTTCACGTCGGCCCCGTCCAGCCCCTCGAATAA
- a CDS encoding MATE family efflux transporter, translated as MARSNALPSFVTICEGAPGAVLARHVLRLAWPSVAEQLFFGFAQMLILTIVGGLGPEAIAAVGVSNQLQWFLVSGFFALGAGATTVVARSMGAGDADTARDAARQAASATVALAVLVGLAGFMLARPALRLMGLDAPTTALAAPYLRLLFAGIPPSSLAMCLGASLRGAGDTRTPMMVNAVGTSLNVLTAYLLVGGRMGAPALGLTGAGISFILSGLWGSAVFLIATATGRCGLHLSSWSRYRPDFGLLRRILNVGIPSAAEQLAMSLGILMFVRVVTSLGMTTYAAHQIAVNLTNLTFPISMGFAISATALVGQSLGARRLRLAERYAYAARVLAFGLVTALSLVFALFSLSLARMYTTDGQVTVLASSALRIAAISQPGLALYMVLAGALRGAGDTRWPLYMTLVGIWVVRLSLGYLGVMVLPLGLYGVWGAIACDQWARAVLVTSRFRSRRWQTIRI; from the coding sequence GTGGCCCGAAGTAATGCCCTGCCTTCGTTCGTCACCATATGCGAAGGAGCGCCCGGCGCGGTCCTGGCGCGCCATGTCCTGAGGCTCGCCTGGCCCTCGGTGGCCGAGCAGCTCTTCTTCGGCTTCGCCCAGATGCTCATCCTCACCATCGTGGGAGGCCTGGGGCCCGAGGCCATTGCCGCCGTGGGCGTCTCCAACCAGCTGCAGTGGTTCTTGGTGTCCGGGTTTTTCGCCCTGGGGGCGGGCGCCACCACGGTGGTGGCCCGCTCTATGGGGGCGGGGGATGCCGATACCGCCCGCGACGCCGCCCGCCAGGCGGCCTCCGCCACCGTCGCCCTGGCCGTCCTGGTGGGACTGGCCGGGTTCATGCTGGCCCGTCCCGCCCTGCGCCTCATGGGGCTGGACGCCCCCACCACCGCCCTGGCCGCGCCGTATCTCAGGCTCCTTTTCGCGGGTATTCCCCCGAGCTCCCTGGCCATGTGCCTGGGGGCCAGCCTCCGGGGTGCGGGAGACACCCGCACTCCCATGATGGTCAACGCCGTGGGCACCTCCCTCAACGTCCTCACGGCGTATCTTCTGGTGGGGGGAAGGATGGGCGCGCCCGCCCTGGGCCTCACCGGCGCCGGGATATCGTTCATCCTGAGCGGTCTGTGGGGATCCGCCGTCTTCCTGATCGCCACCGCCACCGGTCGCTGCGGCCTGCACCTGTCCTCGTGGTCCCGCTACCGCCCCGACTTCGGCCTGCTGCGGCGCATCCTCAACGTGGGCATCCCCAGCGCCGCCGAGCAACTGGCCATGTCCTTAGGAATCCTCATGTTCGTGCGGGTGGTCACCTCCCTGGGGATGACCACCTACGCCGCCCACCAGATCGCCGTCAACCTGACCAACCTGACCTTCCCCATCAGCATGGGATTCGCCATCTCCGCCACCGCCCTGGTGGGGCAGTCCCTGGGAGCGCGCAGGCTGCGGCTGGCGGAACGCTACGCCTACGCGGCCCGCGTGCTGGCCTTCGGTCTGGTCACGGCCCTCTCCCTGGTGTTCGCGCTATTCTCCCTCTCCCTCGCCCGAATGTACACCACCGATGGCCAGGTGACGGTCCTGGCCAGCTCGGCCCTGCGCATAGCCGCCATCTCCCAGCCCGGACTGGCCCTGTACATGGTGCTGGCCGGGGCCCTGCGGGGAGCAGGCGACACCCGCTGGCCTCTATACATGACCCTGGTGGGGATCTGGGTGGTACGTCTGTCCCTGGGTTACCTGGGCGTGATGGTGCTGCCGCTGGGCCTTTACGGAGTCTGGGGCGCCATCGCCTGCGACCAGTGGGCTCGCGCCGTACTGGTCACCTCCCGCTTCCGCAGCCGCCGCTGGCAGACCATCCGCATCTGA
- a CDS encoding helix-turn-helix transcriptional regulator, translating into MDLVRIGEKVLSRQKLAEAIDRILEMRARGLSQQEVADRVGVDRTFVSRLETLGEVRKGRTIAIVGFPVDNRAELEEVAREEGVDYTLLLTDQERWEFLENKSGVELFNEIMSIIYAVREHDVVILLGSDRRVSLMKGLVDKEAVLVPLGASPMTRGARVDREKLRAVIRSVKSP; encoded by the coding sequence GTGGACCTGGTGCGCATCGGTGAGAAGGTGCTTAGCCGCCAGAAGCTGGCGGAGGCCATCGACCGCATCCTGGAGATGCGGGCCCGGGGGCTGTCCCAGCAGGAGGTGGCGGACCGAGTGGGGGTGGACCGCACCTTCGTTTCCCGCCTGGAGACCCTGGGTGAGGTGCGCAAGGGCCGGACCATTGCCATCGTCGGTTTCCCGGTGGACAACCGGGCCGAACTGGAGGAGGTGGCTCGCGAGGAGGGGGTGGACTACACCCTGCTGCTCACCGACCAGGAGCGCTGGGAGTTCCTCGAGAACAAGAGCGGGGTGGAACTGTTCAACGAGATCATGTCTATCATCTACGCCGTACGGGAGCACGACGTGGTCATCCTGCTGGGCTCCGACCGCCGCGTGAGTCTGATGAAGGGCCTCGTGGATAAAGAAGCCGTCCTGGTTCCCCTGGGCGCATCCCCCATGACCCGGGGAGCCCGGGTGGACCGCGAGAAGCTGCGTGCCGTCATCCGCTCCGTCAAATCCCCGTGA
- a CDS encoding amino acid ABC transporter ATP-binding protein: MLMVKDLHKYFGRLEVLKGVSFEVARQEVVVVIGPSGGGKSTLLRCVNRLEEPTSGQVYIDGQSITERHAPVCQIRRQVGMVFQLFNLFPHLTALENVTLAPTKVLGMPRAEAEELGRQLLAKVGLAAKVNSLPAQLSGGQQQRVAIARALAMRPKLMLFDEPTSALDPEMIGEVLAVMKDLAREGMTMLVVSHEMGFAREVADRIMFLEHGVILEEGPPEQVFGSPRHDRTRAFLSKVL; this comes from the coding sequence ATGCTGATGGTGAAGGACCTGCACAAGTACTTCGGCCGGCTCGAGGTGCTGAAAGGCGTCAGCTTCGAAGTGGCCAGGCAGGAGGTGGTGGTCGTCATCGGACCCAGCGGAGGGGGGAAGAGCACCCTCCTGCGCTGCGTCAACCGGCTGGAAGAACCCACCTCCGGCCAGGTATATATCGACGGCCAGTCCATCACGGAGCGACACGCCCCCGTGTGCCAGATCAGGCGCCAGGTGGGCATGGTGTTCCAGTTGTTCAACCTGTTCCCCCACCTGACCGCCCTGGAAAACGTCACCCTGGCTCCCACCAAGGTGCTGGGGATGCCCCGGGCGGAAGCGGAGGAGCTGGGGCGGCAGCTGCTGGCCAAGGTGGGCCTGGCCGCCAAGGTGAATAGCCTGCCCGCCCAGCTTTCCGGCGGCCAGCAGCAGCGGGTGGCCATCGCCCGGGCGCTGGCCATGCGCCCCAAGCTCATGCTCTTCGACGAGCCCACCTCCGCCCTCGATCCCGAGATGATCGGCGAGGTGCTGGCGGTGATGAAGGACCTGGCCCGGGAGGGGATGACCATGCTGGTGGTCAGCCACGAGATGGGCTTCGCCCGCGAGGTGGCCGACCGCATCATGTTCCTGGAACACGGTGTCATCCTGGAAGAGGGCCCGCCCGAGCAGGTATTCGGTTCGCCACGGCACGACCGCACCCGCGCCTTCCTGAGCAAGGTCCTCTGA
- a CDS encoding bifunctional nuclease family protein has protein sequence MKPVRVERLGMDMVSDQVVVFLKELDGDRSLPIWIGHLEAGSIALALEGVQPPRPITHDLLKSMLEAVGARVKRVAINELRNETFYALIEIEADGHTFEVDSRPSDALALALRAEAPIFVAEQVLEQAGVRSSEGEQSG, from the coding sequence ATGAAGCCGGTCAGGGTGGAGCGCCTGGGCATGGACATGGTTTCCGACCAGGTGGTCGTATTCCTGAAGGAGCTGGACGGCGACCGTTCCCTGCCCATATGGATCGGGCACCTGGAGGCGGGCTCCATCGCTCTGGCCCTGGAAGGAGTGCAGCCGCCCCGGCCCATCACCCACGATCTCTTGAAGAGCATGCTGGAGGCAGTGGGAGCGCGGGTGAAACGGGTGGCGATCAACGAGCTGCGCAACGAGACGTTCTATGCCTTGATCGAAATCGAAGCAGACGGGCACACCTTTGAGGTGGATTCCCGCCCCAGCGACGCCCTGGCCCTGGCCCTGCGCGCGGAGGCTCCCATCTTTGTGGCGGAACAGGTGCTGGAACAGGCCGGGGTACGCTCCAGCGAGGGAGAGCAGAGTGGATAG
- a CDS encoding PEP/pyruvate-binding domain-containing protein — MSGGRGYTAFNPLEIPAFRSRMLGPGFMGGKAKGLFLAEHVLAGRGLLGTRVLIPPTWVLPTGVFEQFLDGNDLYRFSPGARTMEEYGEIVAEFARASLPRAVRERLGAWLAGVEYPLAVRSSAFLEDSLRYSFAGKYHTVFIPNRGPLEVRLAQLEGAIKEVYASVYGPDAVAYRQRRGLGDDSMAVMLQKLVGREHRDLFYPEISGVGFSRNYRCWSERVRPQDGVLRLVFGLGTRCTGRGYARLASLTNPDLRPEGNDPRDVARYSQEILDALHLPSGQLQSWNINQRPDVMACHPRFGWYARLYLPDRNELVPPPALLPAGPAGTRYVFSFPDLGRHFRPVVDTVRDLFALLEEPEAMDTPADIEFTWDPGSGEFYLVQARPLSSYEEFRPVPIPDRLPGEVILRGDRMMTNGRLEAVNHLVYVDPELYRQTADKARVAREVGRVNEGLAGDRYILVGPGRWGTTHPAQGVPVQYREVAHAGLLVELGSREETFIPELSYGTHFFADLENDRILYLPVFTHLATNLYHRDWFSRSAAGETGHPAVKVYRGRFSAYLDGRQPLGIVVSHPL, encoded by the coding sequence TTGAGCGGCGGGAGGGGCTACACCGCTTTCAATCCCCTGGAGATACCCGCCTTCCGGTCCCGGATGCTGGGGCCGGGGTTCATGGGGGGAAAGGCGAAAGGCCTGTTCCTGGCTGAGCACGTGCTGGCCGGGCGGGGTCTGCTGGGCACGCGGGTGCTGATACCGCCCACCTGGGTGCTGCCCACCGGGGTATTCGAGCAGTTTCTAGACGGGAACGATCTGTACCGGTTCAGCCCGGGTGCCCGCACCATGGAGGAGTACGGGGAGATCGTGGCCGAGTTCGCCCGGGCCTCCCTGCCGCGGGCGGTACGGGAGCGCCTGGGGGCATGGCTGGCCGGGGTGGAATACCCGCTGGCCGTGCGTTCTTCGGCATTTCTGGAGGACAGCCTGCGCTACTCCTTCGCCGGCAAGTACCACACGGTTTTCATCCCCAACCGGGGACCCCTGGAGGTCCGCCTGGCCCAGCTGGAGGGGGCCATCAAAGAGGTGTACGCTTCGGTGTACGGGCCCGATGCGGTGGCCTACCGCCAGCGCCGGGGCCTGGGGGACGACAGCATGGCCGTCATGCTGCAGAAGCTGGTGGGCAGGGAGCACCGGGACCTGTTCTACCCCGAGATCTCGGGGGTGGGGTTTTCACGCAACTACCGGTGCTGGAGCGAGCGGGTGCGGCCCCAGGATGGGGTCCTGCGCCTGGTGTTCGGCCTGGGGACCCGGTGCACGGGGCGGGGGTACGCCCGCCTGGCTTCCCTCACCAATCCCGACCTCCGGCCCGAGGGCAACGATCCCCGCGACGTGGCACGGTACTCCCAGGAGATCTTGGACGCGCTGCACCTGCCCTCCGGGCAGCTGCAGTCGTGGAACATCAATCAGCGGCCGGACGTGATGGCCTGCCATCCCCGTTTCGGGTGGTATGCCCGCCTGTACCTGCCCGACCGCAACGAGCTGGTTCCCCCGCCCGCATTGCTCCCTGCGGGGCCGGCCGGTACCAGGTACGTTTTCAGCTTCCCGGACCTGGGCCGGCATTTCCGCCCGGTGGTGGACACCGTCCGGGACCTGTTTGCCCTCCTGGAGGAGCCCGAGGCCATGGACACCCCCGCGGACATCGAGTTCACCTGGGACCCGGGCTCGGGGGAGTTCTACCTGGTCCAGGCCCGCCCGCTCTCCAGCTACGAGGAGTTCCGGCCCGTGCCCATCCCGGACCGGCTGCCCGGTGAGGTGATCCTGCGGGGCGACCGCATGATGACGAACGGGCGGCTGGAAGCCGTAAACCACCTGGTGTACGTGGACCCCGAGCTGTACCGGCAGACGGCTGACAAGGCGCGGGTTGCCAGGGAAGTGGGGAGGGTGAACGAAGGACTGGCGGGAGACCGCTACATCCTGGTGGGGCCGGGCAGGTGGGGGACCACCCACCCGGCCCAGGGGGTCCCGGTCCAGTACAGGGAGGTGGCCCACGCCGGGCTGCTGGTGGAGTTGGGTTCGCGCGAGGAGACCTTCATCCCGGAGCTGTCTTATGGCACCCATTTCTTCGCCGACCTGGAGAACGATCGCATTCTCTACCTTCCCGTCTTCACCCACCTGGCCACCAACCTTTACCACCGGGACTGGTTCTCCCGCTCTGCCGCCGGAGAAACCGGTCACCCGGCAGTGAAGGTCTACCGCGGCAGGTTCTCGGCCTATCTGGACGGTCGCCAGCCTCTGGGGATCGTGGTTTCCCATCCCCTCTAG
- the greA gene encoding transcription elongation factor GreA: MAQKEIVLSPEGLQKLEKELEYLKSVRRREVAERIKQARQFGDLDENSEYEDAKNEQAFVEARIAELENVLRYARVLNREAIDPERVSLGAQVTLRDLETGEEFTYTIVSSAEADPAAGRISDQSPVGRAVLGQKVGSQVEVVAPLGRFRYEIVALGR, encoded by the coding sequence GTGGCCCAGAAAGAAATCGTTCTTTCGCCGGAGGGCCTCCAGAAGCTGGAGAAGGAGCTGGAGTACCTGAAGTCGGTTCGCCGGCGGGAAGTGGCAGAGCGGATCAAGCAGGCCCGGCAGTTTGGTGACCTGGACGAGAACTCCGAGTACGAGGACGCCAAGAATGAGCAGGCTTTCGTGGAGGCGCGCATCGCCGAACTAGAGAACGTGCTGCGGTATGCCCGCGTCCTCAACCGGGAGGCCATCGATCCCGAGCGGGTGAGCCTGGGGGCGCAGGTCACCCTGCGGGACCTGGAGACGGGGGAGGAGTTCACCTACACCATCGTTTCCTCGGCGGAGGCCGACCCGGCTGCCGGTCGCATTTCCGACCAATCCCCGGTCGGACGCGCGGTGCTGGGGCAGAAGGTGGGCTCGCAGGTGGAGGTGGTGGCGCCCCTGGGCCGCTTCCGATACGAGATTGTGGCGTTGGGGAGGTAA